One genomic region from Candidatus Nitrosopumilus koreensis AR1 encodes:
- a CDS encoding PEFG-CTERM sorting domain-containing protein, producing the protein MATKNNPGQKILCFSILFIAVFAVTNFHTFAFAEISLSSYDSIIGPTDRLLIMGTIEGDIQSFNPIKLVVYDPSGNIVYQPNVAIDGDGKFKYLITPTLPSFDDGQYVVEASQEDLKEKTQMYFTVSSDISDGLFDEDMETEIIPEFGTITMMILVVSIISILAITTKTK; encoded by the coding sequence ATGGCAACAAAAAATAATCCAGGACAAAAAATTTTATGTTTTTCGATATTATTTATTGCCGTATTTGCTGTTACAAATTTTCACACATTTGCATTTGCAGAAATCTCGCTTTCATCTTATGATTCTATAATTGGTCCAACAGATAGACTGCTCATAATGGGAACCATAGAGGGAGATATTCAATCATTTAATCCAATCAAACTTGTAGTTTATGATCCATCAGGAAATATTGTTTATCAACCAAACGTGGCAATTGATGGGGATGGCAAATTCAAATATCTGATAACACCAACTCTTCCTAGCTTTGATGATGGACAATATGTTGTAGAAGCAAGTCAAGAAGATTTAAAAGAAAAAACACAGATGTATTTCACAGTTTCAAGTGATATCTCTGATGGTTTATTTGATGAGGACATGGAAACTGAAATTATACCTGAATTTGGAACAATTACAATGATGATTCTTGTTGTTTCAATTATTAGCATATTGGCAATTACAACCAAAACAAAATGA